The proteins below are encoded in one region of Dioscorea cayenensis subsp. rotundata cultivar TDr96_F1 chromosome 18, TDr96_F1_v2_PseudoChromosome.rev07_lg8_w22 25.fasta, whole genome shotgun sequence:
- the LOC120282833 gene encoding uncharacterized protein LOC120282833 has translation MEDNYKSVIQPQRRLNQNMKEVIKVEVVNLLDARIIYPISDSAWVSLTQVVLKKGGMTVVRNERNELIPTRTVTGWLLCIDYRRLNDATQKNHFSLLFIDQMLERLAGHQFYCFLDCMSGYF, from the coding sequence atggaggaTAATTACAAGTCTGTGATTCAACCCCAGAGAAGATTGAACCAGAATATGAAGGAAGTTATTAAGGTAGAGGTGGTAAACCTGTTGGACGCAAGAATTATATACCCCATCTCCGAtagtgcttgggtgagcctaaCTCAGGTAGTCCtgaagaaaggaggaatgacagtggtaagaaatgaaaggaatgaaTTAATTCCCACCAGGACGGTTACAGGTTGGCTTCTCTGCATTGATTACAGAAGGTTGAATGATGCAACTCAAAAGAATCATTTTTCGTTGctgtttattgatcagatgttggagcgaCTTGCtgggcatcagttttattgcttccttgattgTATGTCAGGATATTTTTAG